The Penicillium oxalicum strain HP7-1 chromosome IV, whole genome shotgun sequence genome contains a region encoding:
- a CDS encoding 3-dehydroshikimate dehydratase has translation MILNRPGIASMSLGRPWIHNLPDKLIQAATHGFQGIELFFDDLDCYAHRTFNGDRIKAARQTRSLCTTLGLTIICLQPFSMYEGLIDRAESDRLINEKLPLWFTLARTLGTDMIQVPCNFLGPDPQTGAPRTTGDRRVIVRDLQRLADLGAGEGFRFVYEALCWGDHVDTWEASWEIVRAVDRPNFGLCLDSFNIAGRVYADPSSPSGKTPNAVADLAASLDRLRTAGIDPEKIFYVQLVDGERLTAPLDENHPFHVTGQPARMSWSRNARLFPFEESRGGYLPVLDIARVFFDDIGFRGWVSLELFSRTLADPNPTTPAEHARRGMDSYVKMSQTLQWEDRTHTKIVPVPKRVLADSEGPLQHRL, from the coding sequence ATGATACTCAATCGACCAGGCATTGCATCCATGTCCCTCGGTCGACCATGGATCCACAATCTACCCGATAAACTGATCCAAGCCGCGACTCACGGATTCCAGGGCATCGAGCTCTTCTTCGACGATCTTGACTGCTATGCGCACCGCACCTTCAACGGCGATCGCATCAAGGCGGCCCGTCAAACACGCAGTTTATGTACCACCCTCGGACTGACAATCATCTGCCTTCAACCATTCTCCATGTATGAGGGTCTGATCGATCGAGCCGAATCGGACCGTTTAATCAACGAGAAGCTTCCGCTATGGTTCACTCTCGCGCGGACACTAGGAACCGACATGATTCAAGTCCCTTGTAACTTCCTCGGGCCTGATCCTCAAACAGGCGCACCCAGAACAACCGGTGACCGCCGCGTGATCGTCCGCGATCTCCAGCGATTAGCGGACTTGGGCGCCGGTGAGGGGTTTCGCTTCGTATATGAGGCGCTCTGCTGGGGAGATCATGTGGATACTTGGGAAGCGTCCTGGGAGATTGTCCGCGCGGTTGACCGGCCTAATTTCGGACTATGTCTTGACTCATTTAATATCGCCGGACGAGTTTATGCAGACCCCTCGTCACCATCGGGAAAGACACCGAATGCGGTGGCTGACCTGGCTGCTTCGCTTGATCGTCTTCGGACCGCGGGGATAGACCCCGAGAAGATCTTCTATGTCCAGCTGGTTGATGGAGAGCGTCTCACTGCTCCTCTGGATGAGAATCATCCGTTCCACGTTACTGGACAACCTGCGCGGATGAGCTGGTCTCGAAACGCTcgtcttttcccctttgaAGAGAGCCGTGGTGGGTATCTGCCGGTTTTGGACATTGCACGGGTCTTTTTCGATGATATTGGCTTTCGAGGATGGGTGTCTTTGGAGTTGTTTAGTCGGACATTGGCGGATCCTAATCCCACGACGCCTGCTGAACACGCCCGTCGAGGAATGGACTCCTATGTGAAGATGAGTCAAACCCTTCAGTGGGAGGATCGGACGCACACGAAGATTGTTCCTGTTCCCAAACGTGTCTTAGCAGACTCGGAAGGCCCTCTGCAGCATCGTCTGTGA
- a CDS encoding putative quinate permease, giving the protein MSILKVVEDRPTPKSVYNWRIYLLAAVASFTSCMIGYDSAFIGTTLALDSFKSEFHFDTMSSEKKNLISANIVSLYQAGAFFGAFFAYPIGHFWGRRMGLLSAAVVFVLGAGLMLGATGSRGLGLIYGGRVLAGVGVGAGSNITPIYISELAPPAIRGRLVGVYELGWQIGGLVGFWINYGVSETLPASHKQWLIPFAVQLIPAGLLLIGAVFLRESPRWLFSRGRREEAIKNLCWIRQLPEDDIYVMEEISAIDQAQEEQRSTIGIGFWKPFQAAATNKRVMWRLFLGSMLFFWQNGSGINAINYYSVTVFKSIGVTGTNTSLLTTGIFGVVKTVVTFVWLLYLIDRVGRRNLLLFGAAGGSVCLWIVGAYIKVAQPVQNPKAQLDSGGIAAIFFFYLWTVFYTPTWNGTPWVLNSEMFDPNMRSLAQACAAASNWLWNFLVSRFTPQMFTSMDYGVYFFFASLMICSIFFVFFLIPETKGIPLESMDGLFATKPIWRAHAHILSTLRDDEERFRQEVIESNLAERKLGLEQVEDTAVQQPKDS; this is encoded by the exons ATGTCTATCCTGAAGGTGGTCGAAGACCGGCCGACCCCCAAGTCCGTCTACAACTGGCGGATATACCTCCTGGCCGCTGTCGCGTCGTTCACGTCCTGCATGATCGGATATGACAGCGCTTTCATTGGTACCACGCTGGCCCTCGATTCCTTCAAGAGCGAGTTCCATTTCGATACCATGTcctccgagaagaaaaacctAATCAGTGCCAACATCGTATCACTGTACCAAGCCGGTGCCTTTTTCGGAGCCTTTTTTGCATACCCCATTGGTCACTTTTGGGGCCGACGAATGGGTTTGCTTTCTGCTGCGGTGGTCTTTGTGCTCGGCGCCGGTCTCATGCTGGGCGCGACTGGTTCTCGGGGACTGGGTTTGATTTACGGAGGACGAGTCCTGGCGGGTGTGGGAGTTGGTGCCGGCTCAAATATCACGCCCATCTACATCTCTGAGCTCGCTCCTCCCGCCATTCGTGGTCGCCTGGTTGGTGTATATGAACTAGGCTGGCAAATTGGCGGACTTGTTGGGTTTTGGATCAAT TACGGTGTCTCTGAGACTCTCCCAGCTAGCCACAAGCAGTGGCTTATCCCTTTCGCGGTCCAGCTAATCCCTGCTGGTCTCCTTCTTATTGGCGCAGTTTTCCTTCGAGAATCGCCCCGATGGCTCTTTTCGCGTGGTCGCCGTGAGGAAGCCATCAAGAATCTCTGCTGGATTCGCCAGCTACCCGAGGATGACATCTATGTGATGGAAGAAATTTCTGCGATCGATCAAGCCCAGGAGGAGCAGCGCTCGACTATCGGAATTGGTTTCTGGAAGCCTTTCCAGGCGGCTGCCACCAACAAGCGTGTCATGTGGCGCTTGTTCCTCGGCAGCATGCTTTTCTTCTGGCAGAATGGTTCTGGTATCAATGCCATCAACTACTACTCCGTGACTGTTTTCAAG AGTATCGGTGTCACTGGTACTAACACCAGTCTTCTCACTACCGGAATCTTCGGCGTGGTCAAGACAGTTGTCACCTTTGTCTGGCTGCTATACCTGATTGACCGTGTCGGTCGCCGTaaccttcttctcttcggcgCAGCCGGTGGCTCTGTCTGTCTGTGGATCGTCGGTGCATATATCAAAGTCGCTCAACCGGTTCAGAATCCGAAAGCCCAGTTGGATAGTGGGGGTATCGCagcgatcttcttcttctatcTCTGGACTGTCTTTTACACCCCGACCTGGAATGGTACCCCGTGGGTTCTCAACTCA GAAATGTTCGATCCAAACATGCGCTCGTTGGCTCAAGCCTGTGCCGCCGCATCGAACTGGCTCTGGAATTTCCTCGTCTCGCGCTTCACTCCGCAAATGTTCACCTCTATGGACTACGGAGTatatttcttctttgcctcgcTGATGATTTGCTCCATCTTTTTCGTCTTTTTCCTCATTCCTGAGACAAAGGGTATCCCACTTGAAAGCATGGATGGCTTGTTCGCGACCAAGCCTATCTGGCGTGCGCACGCTCACATTCTCTCCACCTTGCGCGATGACGAGGAGCGATTCCGACAGGAAGTCATCGAGTCAAATCTAGCCGAAAGGAAGCTCGGTTTGGAACAAGTTGAGGATACTGCTGTGCAGCAACCAAAAGACTCATGA
- a CDS encoding Quinate dehydrogenase, producing the protein MAAPTTETSVCPSQPEEPIHSPAHLDGVAYLYGHPLLNSLSPSLHQTVYNALGLNWQQIPLSSVYGTSATYPPPYTRSPPIQTFLASIKANPKFVGSSVTMPHKVAIMPHLDDLTEHARQAGACNTIFIRQDPSTGARCYVGTNTDCDGIREALLQNSPDPSRFRDRPALIIGGGGTARTAIYVMRRWLGSSRIYIVNRDAAEVAAIMAEDRARNPDPTAQAPLIHVTDPEEAARLESPAAIVSGVPNYPPKTPEELSARAVVKSFLGSAAEASQQDGVILEMCYHPVPWTEIAQMASTAGWKVILGSEALIWQGLEQARLWTGQDVIRIPGVVDAVKAVVNGSVAERAAHMKKASSVL; encoded by the coding sequence ATGGCCGCACCAACAACCGAGACGTCTGTTTGCCCGTCCCAGCCAGAGGAGCCCATTCATAGTCCTGCTCATCTCGACGGTGTGGCTTACCTATACGGCCATCCACTGCTCAACTCActttctccgtctctccATCAAACAGTTTACAATGCATTGGGTCTCAACTGGCAGCAAATCCCTCTGTCCAGCGTATATGGCACCTCTGCCACCTACCCACCCCCTTACACCCGCTCTCCGCCTATACAAACCTTCCTCGCCTCGATTAAAGCCAATCCCAAATTTGTCGGCTCATCAGTCACAATGCCGCACAAAGTCGCCATAATGCCTCATCTGGACGATCTGACGGAGCACGCCCGCCAAGCCGGCGCTTGTAACACAATATTCATTCGCCAGGACCCCTCAACAGGCGCCCGCTGCTACGTCGGCACCAACACCGACTGTGACGGTATCCGTGAAGCTTTGCTGCAAAACTCGCCCGATCCATCACGCTTTCGCGACCGGCCAGCCTTGATTATTGGGGGCGGTGGCACAGCCCGCACGGCAATCTACGTGATGCGTCGATGGCTTGGCTCGAGCCGTATCTACATTGTCAACCGAGATGCTGCCGAGGTGGCCGCGATCATGGCGGAGGATCGGGCGCGAAATCCAGACCCGACCGCACAGGCACCGCTCATTCATGTCACCGATCCCGAAGAAGCCGCTCGTTTGGAATCTCCTGCCGCGATTGTCTCCGGAGTCCCCAACTACCCTCCCAAGACTCCGGAGGAGTTGAGCGCGCGTGCAGTGGTAAAGTCATTCCTTGGCTCGGCAGCCGAGGCTTCTCAGCAGGATGGTGTGATCCTGGAGATGTGCTATCACCCAGTCCCGTGGACGGAAATTGCCCAGATGGCATCTACGGCTGGATGGAAGGTGATTCTTGGCTCCGAGGCTTTGATCTGGCAAGGCCTGGAACAAGCGCGTCTTTGGACTGGACAAGATGTCATCAGGATACCGGGGGTGGTGGATGCTGTGAAGGCCGTCGTGAATGGATCTGTGGCGGAACGAGCTGCCCATATGAAGAAGGCTTCGAGCGTGTTATAA
- a CDS encoding Protein qutG, with protein MTGGQLSQDDLDQIYTFAVDLGRKAGELLLERVEQRIGGVSTPQTFEEKDNAVDIVTQTDEDIEVFIRKAIQSKYPAHKFLGEETYAKGESRDYLIDEQPTWCIDPLDGTVNYTHLFPMYCVSIGFVVENRPVIGVIYAPFQDQLFSACRGRGAWLNETRRLPLIRNPIPPMPPHAPSQCIFSCEWGKDRRDIPDGNMHRKIESFVNMAAEIGGRDGKGGMVHGIRSLGSATLDLAYTAMGSFDIWWEGGCWEWDVAAGIAILLEAGGLVTSANPPDDPNTAPIPDVRLGSRLYLAIRPAGPSATESGRESQERTVREVWRRVRHLSYSRPGA; from the exons ATGACCGGTGGACAATTATCCCAGGACGACCTGGATCAAATATACACTTTCGCAGTGGATTTAGGGCGGAAAGCTGGTGAGCTTCTTTTGGAAAGAGTCGAGCAGCGAATCGGCGGCGTTAGTACTCCTCAAACGTTTGAAGAGAAGGACAATGCGGTGGACATCGTGACTCAGACCGACGAAG ATATCGAAGTCTTCATTCGAAAAGCTATACAAAGCAAATATCCTGCGCACAA ATTTCTCGGTGAAGAAACATATGCCAAGGGTGAATCGCGCGATTATTTGATTGATGAGCAACCGACCTGGTGCATTGATCCCTTGGATG GAACGGTTAATTACACACATCTTTTCCCCATGTACTGTGTGTCCATCGGGTTTGTTGTTGAGAATCGCCCTGTCATTGGTGTCATTTATGCACCATTCCAAGATCAGCTCTTCTCCGCCTGTCGCGGACGTGGTGCCTGGCTCAATGAGACGCGTCGACTCCCTCTCATTCGAAATCCAATTCCTCCAATGCCACCACACGCCCCGTCCCAGTGTATCTTTTCCTGTGAATGGGGCAAGGACCGTCGAGACATTCCCGATGGGAACATGCATCGCAAGATTGAAAGCTTTGTCAATATGGCAGCGGAGAttggtggaagagatggcAAGGGTGGCATGGTGCATGGAATCCGAAGCTTGGGTAGTGCCACACTAGACCTGGCATACACAGCGATGGGGTCTTTTGATATCTGGTGGGAAGGGGGTTGCTGGGAATG GGACGTGGCCGCTGGTATTGCCATTTTGCTTGAAGCTGGTGGACTCGTCACCTCAGCGAACCCTCCAGATGACCCCAATACGGCCCCAATTCCAGATGTGAGGCTAGGGAGCCGGCTATACTTGGCGATCAG ACCCGCAGGCCCCTCAGCCACAGAATCTGGTCGAGAGTCCCAAGAGCGCACAGTTCGAGAAGTCTGGCGGCGGGTCCGTCATCTGTCATATTCTCGACCTGGTGCTTAG
- a CDS encoding Catabolic 3-dehydroquinase yields the protein MGKSILLINGPNLNLLGTREPHIYGHTTLADVENDCHGTAAKHGCSFDAFQSNHEGAIVDRIQAARGRVDGIIINPGAFTHTSVAIRDALLGIGIPFIELHVSNVHAREPWRHHSYFSDKASGIIVGLGVHGYKAAVEHVALNFTELEKDNRAAL from the coding sequence ATGGGCAAATCAATCCTACTGATCAACGGACCTaacctcaatctcctcggcacTCGTGAACCGCATATTTACGGCCATACTACGCTGGCGGACGTCGAGAATGACTGTCATGGCACTGCCGCTAAGCATGGTTGTAGCTTCGATGCATTTCAATCCAACCATGAAGGTGCCATCGTCGATCGTATCCAAGCTGCTCGAGGTCGGGTGgacggcatcatcatcaatccaGGCGCCTTCACCCATACTTCTGTGGCGATTCGTGATGCGTTGCTTGGCATAGGAATTCCTTTTATCGAGCTACACGTGAGCAATGTCCACGCACGAGAACCTTGGCGACACCACTCGTACTTCAGCGACAAAGCCTCGGGGATTATTGTCGGATTGGGTGTTCATGGATACAAGGCTGCAGTCGAGCATGTTGCGTTGAATTTCACGGAGTTGGAGAAAGATAATAGGGCTGCACTGTGA
- a CDS encoding Quinic acid utilization activator, with amino-acid sequence MSSELGQGTGPNSKLKRGLIDADDDGRANAPDDSAQPKRQRVSRACDNCRTKKDKCDGARPVCSTCASLGRQCTYKTNPKKRGLPTGYIRSLELLWGLVFQKIRGSEDVMRALMKSTNLLGHLAAMGKEAEGSDTLLASFKNSMMLRDIERMLVVLEQPQEDREQSTCPPDDAETPLDVDTVLASPEAREWQIPTEMNHKRHSPPRAAQQSPADVRRSHRSQEAGVQTLPSTEMSSPIRARSGIEEPSTTAGRVLLELPPNVWSLLDVYFTYTQCWLPILEKHDMLRTAYQYTDGPLMMSSDVAGSGDHAALWAILALATFQDAANKSSYERSAQSRSGNAAQLFHIARSLIPAEGYSYELGHVQALLILSLINLGQHQWNAAWMLVGQAIRIAQILRLDQPSFEVATHSITRTVGRAQHVFLACFLLETLTAEQTSQLPCLRKGDLARVGTVSEDGLEEWHPWEDQTGFSPSHSFRLSMQRGPLHALSTFNHLISLVSILNDLCFIKRDPTASRAQLDSLQIQLHRWVSSLPRSSRIELQNRQSNPPSPHVFSLEILYRSTVMSLNMHIASREGDNHLSQLSHRGKAVESSQALYQLLHFFMDTYSCAAATPIFGMILSQCLRDSVHQNGPGNSRATFWPKLESLNSHLRQMWMTADSLHGPAGRKFELQQDYSEHSESQTPPRQVLSTSAPHHSLSSTNFSPDLDGHSRRPMNSMLATPWLRNTSGLSETSYVTMTPTSSLASMAGVLGPSAHTGHPKRNSQSTEPSLSLVQESALNHESDIPYGGQYSTYAEPSLGHDPFTEVDDYGSVRRQAPQRIAPDLDALFDELASLDGAEKPDNQPEFMQNLGYVTESGVPELLSFSDQIEPFLLAQTQQLPMAVQSSARRRDSLGIGDAPQR; translated from the exons ATGAGCTCCGAGCTAGGTCAAGGCACTGGGCCAAATAGCAAACTCAAGCGAGGATTGATAGATGCGGACGATGACGGCAGAGCGAATGCACCAGACGACTCGGCCCAGCCCAAGCGCCAGCGAGTATCGCGGGCCTGCGACAACTGTCGAaccaaaaaagacaaatgCGACGGAGCCCGGCCTGTCTGCTCAACATGCGCATCACTGGGCCGTCAATGTACCTACAAGACCAATCCAAAGAAGCGGGGACTCCCGACAGGATACATTCGGTCGTTGGAGTTGTTATGGGGACTGGTATTTCAGAAAATCCGAGGCAGCGAAGACGTCATGCGCGCGTTGATGAAGTCCACCAATCTTCTCGGTCATCTCGCTGCAATGGGGAAGGAAGCTGAAGGGTCGGACACTCTACTTGCATCTTTCAAAAACAGCATGATGCTCAGGGACATCGAGCGCATGTTGGTTGTGTTAGAGCAACCACAAGAAGACAGGGAACAAAGCACCTGCCCACCAGATGATGCTGAGACACCGCTCGATGTTGACACAGTCTTAGCGTCCCCAGAAGCACGAGAATGGCAAATTCCCACGGAGATGAATCATAAACGTCATTCGCCGCCACGCGCAGCCCAGCAAAGCCCGGCAGATGTCCGTCGAAGCCACCGAAGTCAGGAGGCGGGTGTTCAGACGCTACCTTCAACAGAGATGTCCTCTCCGATTCGTGCCCGTTCGGGTATTGAAGAGCCCTCGACGACTGCGGGCAGAGTTCTTCTTGAGCTTCCGCCCAATGTGTGGTCTCTCCTCGATGTATACTTCACATACACGCAATGCTGGTTGCCCATTCTTGAGAAACATGACATGCTCCGTACCGCCTACCAGTACACCGACGGCCCACTCATGATGTCAAGCGATGTAGCTGGATCCGGAGATCATGCGGCTTTGTGGGCGATCTTGGCTCTGGCCACCTTCCAAGATGCAGCCAACAAGTCGTCGTACGAGCGCAGTGCGCAGTCCCGCTCTGGCAACGCTGCACAGCTATTTCATATCGCACGCTCATTAATTCCTGCTGAGGGCTACTCGTACGAGCTTGGTCACGTACAGGCCTTGCTAATTCTATCTTTGATAAATCTTGGTCAGCATCAATGGAATGCCGCGTGGATGCTAGTAGGGCAAGCTATTCGGATTGCCCAGATTCTGAGACTGGACCAACCAAGCTTCGAAGTTGCTACACATTCCATCACCAGGACAGTTGGTCGAGCTCAACATGTGTTTTTGGCTTGCTTTCTTCTCGAGACGCTCACTGCGGAGCAAACATCGCAACTTCCTTGCCTTCGAAAGGGCGATTTAGCTCGAGTGGGGACTGTCAGCGAGGACGGACTTGAAGAGTGGCATCCGTGGGAAGATCAGACTGGCTTCAGCCCAAGTCACTCTTTCCGTCTTTCTATGCAGCGGGGGCCTCTCCATGCACTGAGCACGTTCAACCATCTGATATCTCTCGTCTCAATATTGAACGACCTCTGCTTCATCAAGCGGGATCCGACCGCGTCCCGCGCCCAGCTAGACTCTCTCCAGATTCAACTTCACAGATGGGTCTCGTCATTACCCAGGAGTTCTCGCATTGAACTACAGAATCGCCAGTCAAATCCGCCTTCACCTCATGTATTCAGCCTTGAGATATTGTACCGGAGCACTGTCATGAGCCTCAACATGCATATTGCTTCACGCGAAGGTGACAATCATCTTTCACAGCTTTCCCATCGGGGTAAGGCTGTCGAGAGCTCTCAGGCACTCTATCAGCTGCTGCACTTCTTCATGGACACCTATAGCTGTGCAGCGGCAACACCCATCTTCGGGATGATACTCAGTCAATGTCTCAGAGACTCAGTACATCAAAATGGACCAGGGAATTCTAGAGCGACCTTCTGGCCTAAGCTTGAATCGCTCAATTCTCATCTGAGGCAAATGTGGATGACGGCGGATTCCCTTCATGGCCCCGCGGGTAGAAAATTCGAATTGCAGCAAGACTATTCTGAGCATTCCGAAAGCCAAACACCACCGCGTCAGGTCTTATCAACATCTGCTCCTCACCATAGCTTGTCTTCCACCAATTTTTCACCTGATCTTGATGGCCATTCGCGTCGTCCGATGAACTCGATGCTTGCAACGCCCTGGCTTCGAAATACATCTGGTCTATCCGAAACTAGTTATGTGACGATGACCCCCACGTCTTCCCTGGCTTCCATGGCTGGTGTCTTAGGACCTTCGGCTCATACGGGCCACCCAAAGAGAAACTCGCAGTCAACAGAGCCTTCTCTTTCATTGGTACAAGAGTCTGCGCTAAACCATGAATCTGATATTCCGTATGGCGGGCAGTACTCTACCTATGCAGAACCATCGCTTGGTCATGATCCCTTTACAGAAGTGGATGATTACGGGTCTGTGAGACGTCAGGCCCCGCAACGAATTGCGCCGGATCTTGACGCTCTATTCGATGAGCTTGCCTCGCTAGATGGCGCAGAAAA ACCCGATAATCAGCCTGAGTTCATGCAAAATCTTGGATATGTTACAGAAAGTGGGGTACCAGAACTCTTATCTTTCTCGGATCAGATAGAGCCATTTCTGTTGGCCCAAACACAGCAATTACCGATGGCCGTGCAATCTTCTGCAAGGCGACGGGACTCGCTTGGTATTGGAGACGCACCCCAGAGATGA
- a CDS encoding Quinate repressor protein: protein MSLVETKRKSTDDHDARPRKYGPRETSLSSSALASHIGSSRYFDGQTDTYHERNMKTILSNRGSPTVIADYEPSSSTRQFKPSSSIVLIGIRGTGKSSLAVMLAAAPGRQLIDSDRYFHQVTGCSRVEFKKNNDHATLQQQESQVFESMLWENQEGCIIVCGAGTMERRGQTLLREYARTHPVIHVVRDPQSIQSYLKAWSTPKVQHFLEISGPIYRSCSNLEFFNLSETFQRNSTSPGSDGQGSSPEPQFDRCTQAPTPFLTLKKVQRDFLSFVAFLTDDRAETSRQQASFPLSLLPVESRRNTLALSVPFSALCERNLDLEELEFNVDAIELVIDVAGHVAEPNGDSNLNDKISHAVALIRRQTIVPLIYHVESYVTPTRPHSPTQRSRRLCDQEYSALIQHGLRLGPGFLTIDLSREETLISKVMNSRAKTKIIAHFESHQRFSGGWDGEECMKIYDRAQKLGCDVLRICQPAEKMEDNDAVQRFRNRVQNLPTKAIPVIAYNTGPLGRMSRCFNPILTPVTHPCLGDALGPTDSHVTAVAVQKALYSSFVHDPMQFFLFGANVNYSMSPAMHNAAFKVCGMPHRYTIFQSPELRGLNELVGNPFFGGSSVSLPYKTEVIPLLDSMSPHARAIGAVNTIIPIRNNDLLDPRLSEVSSIHLERARAGPVRGIHGDNTDWIGICNCIRRGLSPANAVRQSTTGLVIGSGGMARAAIYSMIHLGVRNIFVFNRTIAKAEKLADHYNRQELFSNGRRPDERPRVRILNHTDEPWPAAYKQPTIIVSGIPAHSISGEPPPNFNVPTQWLESPTGGVVVDLAYKPLNTPLMKQIRALSHRGWVALDGLDVLPEQGFAQFELFTGRRAPRRLMRTIVLQEYEDDEAHDDRNAIQYRLRHLDGQPT from the exons ATGTCTCTAGTAGAGACCAAACGTAAATCGACCGACGACCACGATGCGCGGCCCCGAAAGTACGGCCCTAGAGAGACTTCCCTCTCGTCATCCGCGCTGGCATCGCACATTGGGTCGTCGCGATACTTTGATGGGCAGACGGACACGTATCACGAACGCAACATGAAGACGATACTCTCCAACCGAGGCTCTCCAACAGTCATTGCGGATTACGAACCATCGTCGAGTACGCGCCAGTTCAAGCCTAGTTCCTCTATCGTCTTGATCGGTATCCGAGGCACTGGAAAGTCCAGCCTGGCGGTTATGTTGGCGGCTGCCCCCGGTCGTCAATTGATAGATTCTGATCGATACTTTCATCAAGTCACCGGCTGTTCGCGAGTTGAATTCAAGAAAAACAACGATCATGCAACTCTCCAACAGCAAGAATCTCAGGTCTTTGAGTCTATGCTTTGGGAAAATCAAGAAGGGTGTATAATTGTCTGCGGGGCGGGAACAATGGAGCGTCGTGGTCAAACGCTGTTGAGGGAATATGCGCGCACGCATCCAGTGATCCACGTCGTTCGAGACCCTCAGAGTATTCAGTCATACCTCAAAGCCTGGAGCACCCCAAAAGTTCAACATTTCCTAGAGATATCAGGCCCAATATACCGGAGCTGTTCCAACCTGGaattcttcaatctctcaGAAACCTTCCAGAGGAATAGCACTAGTCCAGGGTCCGATGGTCAAGGTTCGTCGCCTGAGCCTCAATTCGACCGTTGCACACAGGCACCGACACCCTTCTTGACTCTGAAGAAGGTCCAGCGAGACTTCCTTTCATTTGTTGCTTTCTTGACGGATGACCGTGCGGAAACGAGCCGTCAGCAAGCTTCTTTCCCATTATCACTGTTGCCCGTTGAAAGCCGACGAAATACCTTGGCGCTATCAGTTCCCTTCTCTGCGTTGTGCGAGAGGAATTTGGACCTTGAGGAGCTCGAGTTCAATGTTGATGCTATTGAACTAGTCATTGATGTGGCAGGCCACGTTGCTGAGCCCAATGGCGATTCAAATTTGAATGATAAAATCAGTCATGCGGTGGCACTTATCCGTCGCCAGACTATTGTCCCACTTATCTACCACGTTGAAAGCTATGTGACACCTACAAGACCACATTCGCCGACTCAGAGAAGTCGTCGCCTATGTGATCAAGAATACTCGGCGCTTATTCAACATGGTCTGCGGCTCGGTCCCGGCTTTCTCACTATTGATCTGAGTCGCGAAGAAACCCTCATATCTAAAGTCATGAACAGTAGGGCGAAGACCAAGATCATTGCACACTTTGAGTCTCATCAACGCTTCTCAGGAGGCTGGGACGGTGAGGAGTGTATGAAAATCTACGATCGCGCGCAAAAGCTTGGATGTGACGTTTTACGGATTTGTCAACCAGccgagaagatggaagacaaTGACGCCGTACAACGATTTCGAAATAGAGTCCAGAATCTGCCGACCAAAGCTATCCCCGTGATTGCTTACAACACAGGACCTCTCGGTCGCATGTCACGGTGCTTTAACCCCATCCTCACGCCGGTCACACATCCGTGTCTCGGCGACGCTCTCGGTCCTACCGACTCGCATGTCACCGCCGTTGCTGTTCAAAAGGCGCTCTATAGTTCTTTCGTGCATGATCCTATGcaattctttctctttggtgCCAACGTCAATTACAGCATGTCTCCTGCTATGCACAACGCCGCCTTCAAGGTGTGTGGAATGCCACATCGGTATACTATCTTTCAAAGTCCAGAGCTCCGGGGGCTGAATGAGCTTGTTGGAAACCCTTTCTTCGGTGGTTCAAGCGTCAGCCTGCCTTACAAGACCGAGGTAATCCCTCTCCTGGATTCCATGTCGCCACATGCGCGGGCCATTGGGGCTGTCAACACGATCATTCCTATCCGAAACAATGATCTCTTGGATCCACGCCTCTCTGAGGTTTCATCAATCCATCTTGAAAGGGCACGAGCTGGCCCGGTCAGAGGCATACACGGAGACAACACCGACTGGATCGGGATTTGTAATTGTATTCGACGCGGACTCTCGCCTGCCAACGCTGTGCGTCAGTCCACCACCGGCTTGGTTATTGGATCCGGCGGCATGGCCCGCGCAGCTATCTACTCCATGATTCATCTCGGTGTACGGAACATCTTTGTTTTCAACCGTACTATCGCGAAAGCCGAAAAGCTGGCCGATCATTACAATCGACAAGAATTATTTTCCAACGGACGGAGGCCCGACGAACGTCCCCGGGTGAGGATTCTCAACCACACAGACGAACCTTGGCCTGCGGCTTACAAGCAACCAACAATCATCGTCTCGGGGATTCCGGCTCACAGTATTAGTGGGGAGCCCCCACCCAACTTTAATGTGCCGACTCAATGGCTGGAGAGCCCGACAGGTGGCGTCGTGGTCGAC CTGGCTTACAAACCTCTCAACACACCGCTCATGAAACAAATTCGAGCTCTGTCTCACCGGGGCTGGGTCGCCTTGGACGGCCTGGATGTGCTTCCCGAACAAGGCTTTGCCCAATTCGAGCTGTTCACGGGCCGACGAGCACCCCGTCGGTTGATGCGTACCATCGTCTTGCAAGAAtatgaggatgacgaggctCATGACGACCGCAATGCCATTCAATATCGACTGCGCCACCTCGACGGTCAACCTACGTGA